The sequence below is a genomic window from Polyangiaceae bacterium.
GGGGAACGCCTGCTCCAGGATGCTCTGGATGCTGGGCGCGCCACCGCGCCCCTGCCGGGGAACCAGGTTGTTGTCGGTGAGCTTGAGCTCGTCCTTGCCCGTGATCACGCCCACGCGGTGCTTCACGTTCTCCGACTTGTCCCGCACCTCGCGGATCTTGTTCGTGATCCAGAACTCGAGGCCTTCCGCGCGGTTGGGCGCCAGCTGCGGGATCACGCCTTTTTCCGCGCCGTATTTGAACACCAGCCCCATGTAGCCCTGGGCGATGGAGGCCTGGTCGTCCCCCGTGGCACTGGTCTCGCCGAAGGCCATCTCCTGCAGGCCGGCTTCCTTGGCCTGCTCGCGGAGCTCGTCCGTCTTGGGCTCGATGAGGGTGAACTTGAACTTGCCCTTGCTGGCGCGCTCGTACTCCTTGAGCAGATCCGTCAGGTCCCGCGTGAAGGAATCCAGCTGGGCCAGGCCCGTCGTCACGTACGCATCCACTTGGATGGGTGACTTGAGGTTCTCCACCAACCGGGCACTGCCCTTGCTCAGGGTGTAGCGCTCGTTCTTGGTCCAGTCGAAACGCTCGTTCCAGCTGAAGGCGATGAGGTTGACCACCACCGCGATGGCGGCCAGCACCACCAGGTACAAGCCCGTCTGGGCAGCAGCCTTCTTCTTGCGATCTTCAGTTGCCATTGCTCACGCCCACTTGCGCCGCTCGAGCGCCCGGAAAGCCACGATGAGAGCGAGCACCGTCACGCTCAGGAAGTAGATGACGTTGCGCAGATCCACGAGCCCCCGTGCGAAGTCGTCGAAGCGCTGCTTCAGGCTCACGTAGCCGAGCACGGTGCCGAGCCCGCTGGGCAGCGCGTCCGTCACGTAGCCCAACATCCAGCTGCCACCGAGAATGAAGAAGGTGATGAAGAAGGCCACCGCCTGGCTCTGGGTCAGCGAGCTGACGAGCAGGCCCACGGCCACCGCCGCCATGCTGAACAGCACGAGGCCCAGGTACCCGCTCCACACCGGACCCATGTCCAGCGGGCCCAAGTGCCAGGGCCACTTGAACATGGCGATGGGGTAGATGAGCGACGACAGCACCAGCACCAGCACCAGGCCCAAGGCGCCCAGGTACTTGCCGATGACCACGTCACTGTCGCGAACCGGCAGGGTGATCAGCATCTCCAGCGTGCCGCTCCGGCGCTCCTCGGCCAACAGCCGCATGGTGACCACCGGCACCACCAGCACGGAGAGGCCGGGCGGCGCGTAGTCGAACATCGTCTGCAGAGTGGCTTGGTCGGCCTGCCAGAAGCCGCCGCGGTACAAGAAGAACATCAGGCCCAGAGCCAGGAAGCTCAGGCAGATGACCACGTAGGCCAGCGGCGAGTCGAAGTACGAACGAAACTCGCGGCGGGCGATCGTCAACATCGGGGACATGGCTCAGCGCTTCTCCTCGTCGTCGTCGTCATCGTCGTCGTCGTCCTCATCCTCGTCGTCGTCCTCCTCGTCGGAGGCCTCGCGAGGCTCGTCGTCGTCGTCTTCCTCGTCGTCTTCTTCGTCGCGGAAGTCTTCGTCCTCGTCGTCGAAATCGTCGTCGTCGTCCTCGTCCCACTCTTCGCCTCGGTCGAGGCGCTCGTCCCCACGGGTGAGGTCTCGGAACACCGCGTCCAAGCTCTGGGCCTCGCGGCGGAGCTCGAGCAGGATCCAGCTCTTGTCGACCATCAGCGAGTACAGCTCGCGGCGAAGGTCGCTGTCTTTGTCGCCGGAGACCTCGAACTTGTGCGCCGTTTCGTCCGTGGGCAGCTCACGAATGCTGCGAGCGCCGTCGATGGCGGCGAGCGCCTCTTCCACCTCTCGCGCATTGGGAGCGCCGCCGTTCTTGAGCGTCTTCTGCTCGTCGATGGTGACGATGTAGCGAACGGCTCCGGTCTTTGCGCGGATGTCGTCCAGCGGACCGTCCGCGACCACCCGACCCTTGGAGATGATGATCGCCCGGGCGCACGCCTCTTCGACCTCCGCCAGGTTGTGGGTGGAGAGGAGAATCGTGCGGTCCTTCCCGATCTCCTTGATGTACCGCAGCACCTCGGCCTTCTCGTTGGGG
It includes:
- a CDS encoding ABC transporter permease — its product is MSPMLTIARREFRSYFDSPLAYVVICLSFLALGLMFFLYRGGFWQADQATLQTMFDYAPPGLSVLVVPVVTMRLLAEERRSGTLEMLITLPVRDSDVVIGKYLGALGLVLVLVLSSLIYPIAMFKWPWHLGPLDMGPVWSGYLGLVLFSMAAVAVGLLVSSLTQSQAVAFFITFFILGGSWMLGYVTDALPSGLGTVLGYVSLKQRFDDFARGLVDLRNVIYFLSVTVLALIVAFRALERRKWA
- a CDS encoding ATP-binding cassette domain-containing protein; translated protein: MISANGLTKRFGAVRALDKVSFEVEKGEVVGFLGPNGAGKSTTMRILTCFISPSAGSARVKGFDVFEDPLSVRRSLGYLPQRAPLYADMNVLEYLRFTAQVRGLDEGEFKKRLKRVIEVCGLAQAMGKDIGTLSHGFRQRVGLGQALIHDPPILILDEPTSDLDPNEKAEVLRYIKEIGKDRTILLSTHNLAEVEEACARAIIISKGRVVADGPLDDIRAKTGAVRYIVTIDEQKTLKNGGAPNAREVEEALAAIDGARSIRELPTDETAHKFEVSGDKDSDLRRELYSLMVDKSWILLELRREAQSLDAVFRDLTRGDERLDRGEEWDEDDDDDFDDEDEDFRDEEDDEEDDDDEPREASDEEDDDEDEDDDDDDDDDEEKR